The Malassezia vespertilionis chromosome 2, complete sequence genomic sequence ATAAACTTGTTCTTTCAGTACAAGGACGCAAGGAAGCACGGTCCCAACAGCCATTACCTGCTCATACAATGGGCTTGCAATGATATCCTTGTGCAAATGCTGTGACACGTGCATGGACTGCACAATGCATATGGACGGATCACAGATGCGATGGCGCTCTGCTTCATCGTATCCAATCAATGGCCATGTCCCATCTACATGCCAGGAGCATTTAAGTGCCTTTACAACCATCCTCATAGGAATCCCACGCAGTTCTCCTGGCACGGCAACAGACTGGCCACTGTCTAGCGTTTTCCGCAGACTAGTAAAGACCGGCTTTGATGTTACAAGCTCTTCGGCATTATGCGTCTTTTTTAATACATTCTCCAACCGGTCTATGCCTCGCTGATGCTTCTCTTTTGTAATCTTACGTCTTGCACAGTGCTGCCCTGGGCTTTTGGCACCCATAAGAAAAAACGAACCTCTCCACAATGCCAAAAAAAGCCTCCACCTTGTCTAAAGTGctccatgctgcgccgtgcatggAAAAAGCACCCAGTGCGGCATGTCCAtagcatgcgctgcagcacactACATACCGATACAATATACGCTCTTACTACAGGACGTCCTCCTAGTGCAGTGGGCATGCTTCGCATTTCCGGGTACGTCCTCCGTAAAACTCACGCAAAAGCCCAGATGCGTACCATGTTTTCACACAGCTTGGCGGCAAAAAGCAACTAGTACCACGCCATGCAACGCTCACAAACCTACGGCACCCCACATCCTCTGATATTTTGGAtcgtgcgcttgtgctATGGTTCCCTCGAACCCACTCTTTCACAGGCGAGCCAGTCATCGAGCTGCATTTGCATGGCGGCCCCGCGGTTGTGCGTGACGTGTTGCAATCACTTACTGAGCTCCGCGACATTCCATCATTGCGCCCCGCTCTTCCTGGTGAGTTTACAAGACGTGCGTTTGAGCATGGGCGCATGGACCTGAACTCGTGCGAAGCGCTTGATACGCTACTTCGTGCTGAAACaagcacgcagcgccgtctcgCCATCTCTGCTGGCCATGGACAGCAAGCAGCCATGTACACAGGGCTGCGTGAACAACTACTTGATGCAATGGTCCGAATAGAGGCTATGCTGGATTTTAGTGACGAAGATGGTATTGATGCTTCGCTCTGGGACCACGCCTGTGCAACAGTGCAGGCTATGCGCTCGCGTCTTCAGAAAGCGCTTCCCGATGCGGCTGGAAAGCGGCGGCAATTCCAGGAAGTTGTGATGGATGGTGCACATCTTGCTCTATACGGAAAGCCCAACGCTGGCAAATCATCGTTGCTGAATCGTTTGACaaggcgcgacgccgcaaTTGTGTCGTCCGAGCCGGGGACGACGCGCGATATTGTCGAAGTTGCAGTCGAGCTCGATGGTTACCGTGTATTCATTGCCGACACTGCTGGTGTTCGGCGCGGTGGCGGGCCCATTGAACGACTCGGTATGGACCGCACAAGAGGTACGTTGCACACCTATCTTACATGAGCTCGTGTCAAACAGGCCGACTTTGCATTGCTCGTGtgcgatgcaagcgcggTATATGCAGCATACGGCGCTCTTCCGAGAGAAGGGAAATGTACACTGTCCAATCCAGTATTGAAGGCGCTCGGTGCACTGCAGGAAGCCGCGCGAGACGACATGCCGTATTTCATCTACTTAAACAAGATGGACACGCTGGGtgatgcaccgcgccattCCGATCGGCAAGGTGAGCTGTGTTATGTATGGAGCGGCAGTGTGTATGATGACCAAGGCATTGATAAGATGCTCGAGGACATCGGCGCTCGGCTTGCTGCTCTATACGACAACGATGCAAGTGAGACGCCGCTCGTGACGCAAGTGCGACATGCGCACCTCTTACAATCGGTGCTTAGCTCGCTCGATAcctttgcagcgcaccataTCAACACAGGAAATCCAGATATAACGCTTGCGGCAGAAGAGCTGCGTTACGCGGCAAACTTGTTTGGCCAACTCACTGGCGAGACGCTAAGCTCGGACGAAATCCTGGGTGCAATCTTTGCCCGATTCTGTATAGGGAAATAATGTACATTACTGCGGGTCTGTGAATGTgacgagctgtgcaaggaCTGCGTCAAATGCCTCTGGAGATGCACTTGGGTCTTCATGCACAAGCGAGAACGCTTGGCGATATAAGTGTTCGCGCGCTTCCGTATACGCTTGTTGgctttgcgcgagcgcagcaagcacatTCGCTGTCTCGTTCTTGCCATGATGCGCCATGTCAGGCGTAGGCGATGTCAACCGGGGTGCGCTCTCCTCATTCGACAGTGTCGTGCCCGGTGCAACAGGCTGGATATCGTCAAATCCGGGCGTACCATGCCATAGGACGTCGGACGGAACGTTGCAGTGGGCGGTCGTGAAACTCGGCGCAAGGCGATTTGGCGGCTGCGAATGCAAAGAAGAAATAGTGAGCCGCACAGCATGGCAGCGCACTAGCTCGTCTACGACGATGAGCACGTCTGCAGAAGGTGGCGCATACCCAGGAATGGCGACGCCTGTATCCAGCACGTCTCTCGCCGTCTCAACAAGCTGGAGCATACATGTATACGCTACCTGGTCAATATTAGTGATCGGGGTGTGTACAGGCTCCGGCTGCGTCGACCAGAGTAAGTATAGGCCAAATAACGCTCCGACAGAGTGCAGTATGGTATGCTCACCGTCGTCTGCTTTGCACATTGCCTCGATAAACGCCTGTGCCGTGATATTATaaaacgcgcgccgtgtgctTGCGTCTGATCCAAGTACAGTTCCAGTATTGGTCCACTGGTTGCGTATCCACACACGCTCGAACGCGACCAGCGCACCGTATTCCCAGCGCAAGGAACGTGATTGTGGCTGTGTTTGGCCGTCGAGCCATGCCCATGTAAGTGCAAATGAATGAATCAAAATATGGACATCGCGAACAACAGCATTGATGAAAGTATCTGAATttgcaaacggcgcaaaCGATACtaccgcgcgcagctctggctgcggcgcagcatgcagcgccatgcCAACACGCAGAAAAGACAAAAAACAAAAACAAAAAAAAATGTGGAGCGCAGGGGTGCGCATTGGAACAGGAgagtttgcgcgcacgcatgcTATCATTTTCGACTGCACGTCTCCGCATTGTGACATATACAATCGCACGGTTCCTATAGCTATTGGATCACACGCCAATCATCCCCCAGTCTCGACTCGTCGACGAAAAAGTAGCGCACAGGCGTGCCTTCCGCCTCGCAAGTGCCCGCGCACTCCGTTGCTTGATCGTCGTTCGGATCTACACGCCAACGTGCCCACCAACGACCACGAACCTTTCCACCCGAGACATCTACCGTCTCAGCAACAAGCTTGGAGACTGTGTACGAATCTCTTTGATCAACTCCCTGATCAAGCAGTAATGGTGGCGGCGACGGGGGAAGTTCCCAGCTAGCAAATGCACGCTccgtcttgcgcaagagcgaAGGAGAATACACGGTGGTTTTcagcgagcgcatccgccAATCAAGCGTCGCCAGCTCCAGAATATACGGCTCGCTTGCGTGGACTTTGGGATCGCTGGGGCTGTCATCAAGCAAGAGCATATTGGTCCCGTCCGACAAGTAGTGCATCGGCGTTGCATTCGGGCTGGATCTGCGCAGGGTCATGTGGCCGACGTatggcgcgccgatccATGAAATCAGCGCTGTACTGGTACCACTAGCAGCGAGTGTCGTTGCAGCGATCCCAATACGACCTACCGTCTCAATACTACTGGGCCATAGCACAAACAGAGGTGCAAACACACTGGCCACACTGAGTGTCGATAAGGAGAAGAGCTTTAGGCGATAGTACAGCACACGCATCGAGCCGACATACATTGCGGCAATCCCCGTTTTCTGCTCCTCTGTACTATACATGCGCCTAGAAAGATTCAGCATAGAACGACGGGGCGCAAGCCGGAAGCGTGTCGCATACACGCCTGCGTGTGCAACtggacggcgcagcagactTGTCATGGTGGAGAGAAAGCGAGCGAATTTGCAATGTGGAGGTCTACAAAAGTTATGGCAAGGCCAACTTGGTGTTCCCTTtctggcgcgcagcttgcgcgtcCAGCTTGGCActgcgtgcgccaaacTGGATCGCACGTTTGGGCAGATAAGCAGCATGGTGCATTCCTAAGGTAAGTGCAAGCtcacgcagcagcgactTGTCGCCGAGCCCTTTGGCATGTGTCCTAAAATCGGCCTTTGTAGAGATCGGGAGCGCACATAACAATGCAAGGACGCGTCGTGCCAAATAGGGATATCGCGCCTCACGTCCTTGTGCACCAATGATGCGATCATCACGGCCTAAATTGCGAGTCGGAAGTCGGTCCAAGTCAAGCTGCAGCTCCgcacggagcgcgtcgtcgccgcGACGCTCAAAAGCGTGTCTATGCCGTGCATAGCCAGCCAAAAGCTCGTCAGCGCCCAGGCCCGAAAGCAGGACGCGTGCAGGTGTGGTATATGGTACACCGTCTACAAATCCGGCTCCCCGTGCGGCAAAGAGCAatgccgcgccgatgctgAGGTCCATGACACTGTCGTTGGGGTGCAAGAGCCGTTGAATGGTTTGGATATGCGACAGGTAGGTCGCGTACGAAACATTGACTTCCACCAAGTTCCAGCGTCGCGATGGGTATATGTTCCGGAGCTCTGCAAcgctttttcgcgcggtTTGCCGATCTGGGACCGCGTACCGATCCGCAGCGTAGACCGCAGCCGTCGAATCTTTTGTACGttcgcacgccgcggcgtgtgcgcgtGGGTTTTCAAACGCGACATTGATCAAATCAATCGGCTGTGATGAATTGATGTACTGCGTCGCAAGTGCGGCAAGCACTGTGCAGTCCAGACCGCCAGAAAAAAGGACGGCTACGTGCGCAGAAGCAAGCGTTTGTCTGCTGTTAGCGTATTAGCAACGCACCCGTCTGCTGTGCGTATATGCGTGACACGCTCCGAAATACTGGCCTCCAGTACAGCCCTCAGTGCATCCAAGGGAGCATCTATCTGTGCGGGCTTCTGGACGAGCGACTCGTGCAAAAGCAGCCTTGTAGCAAACGGAGAATCGCGGGGACAAGGTTTAGGCACATTGTCCCCACGCACGGAAAGCTGCCACAATGTGCTGCATGGGACTTCTTCAAATACAATATCTTCCGTGTCCATGCACACGGCCGACGCAAGGCAAACCACGTCCGACAAATGCAGCAACAAGGAGCGTCGTCCGAGCGGGTCCCGGCCATAATATACGCATTGTGCCGCAAGCTAGCGTGAGCAAACATACACCACATACATCAAGTAATATATATGCGTATGGGCCTTCGACACCGGCCAGTGTCTGTACAATTGCCGAGCACACATTACCTGCTGCAACCCGCTGCACAATCTGCGCAAAAATCCATGTGCCATCATTTTTCTCGCGATCGAAATCGCCATCAAGTGTGGAAAAAATCTCGCCGCTCCAAAGGAATACAAGATGTGGTGCTGCGGACGCATGCATCGGTTGCAGCGCCACGCTGCTACCGCAAAGCCCGAGCACGGAAGCGCCAATCCGAACATGCTTGTCTTCTAAACGGTGCTCCTCCTGTGCACACGCGTCGGGCCCTAAAATTAGACCAAGTAGCGACATACCTCGCATTCCTATCACATCCATGAGTGCATCCCATGATAACCCATGCGTCTCTCCAGCATGgctcgcaagcagcgcaatgccgcACATGGCATGCAACCAAAacgcgcacgacgccgcgACTTGGTCACGTGAAGCTACCCTAGCGTGTTCCGTTGGTTGTGTGCATTCCTCAGCTACCATGTCCAACACCTTTGATCCAAACAAAGCGGAAAACCTTCCAGAGATTGAGAAGCAGATTGCTGTGCACTGTGTAGAGCAGGCACAAACCTACTGGAACCTATTGGAGAAGGTGAAAGCATCAAAGCTGCGCATTACCAAGTACGCTGTCGTGTAGGCACAACTGACAACAGGTACGATGATGAGATCATGGCAGATTTTGAGGCGATGCTTCCAGAAGTATACAATGATGATAATAAGGTTCGCCTGATTGACGAAAACGCAATGAAAAGTCCCGAGGGCAAGAAGGTCTGGCGCGAGTTTATTACTAAGTACGAAAAGAGGAGTACGTTGGCTAGCTGTTGTATTGATATTCAGTTGCCGACTATAACTTTGGCACATTGATTCGCACAGATGCATCGGGAGAGTACACGCAGACCAACACGATCTTTTGTATGTCGTGACGTGAGACGTAACTGACTTGTAGTGACCCGCTTTCAGTTCTACGTGTATGAAATTTTGCGCAACCATCGCGGCATGAACGACTGGGTATGGGAGCAAGAGAAAAAGAAGAAGGAGCAGGCACAAGCGGCGTAGAATACTAGCAAAAAAATaaaaagaaaaaaaaaaaaccACCGAGAGATGTTATACGTAAAATGTACGCAGTGTTTAACAGCGGCAAAAATATGCATTCCCAATAGACTACATGTCGTATAGATTAGCCCTCTCGTGTTGCAATCTGGGGCATCCAGTCGTACTATATATTAGCATCGCAGGGGTAACGTACCAGTTTGGGCATCGTTGTATTATATGTTTtgaaagcgccgcgtgtcCCAGTAAAGTTTTGGTTCGGTGGCTGCCGTCAGCAAAGTAAAAAAACAAGCGATACGCACCAACTGCCAGTCGTGGACAAAGTGACCGAGCGATTGGTCAACGCTCGGCGGAACAGCGCGAATATAGCTCACCCATGCGTGCCAGATCGGGTCCAGCTGTGAAGAATCAAAGTCGTGCTCCCGGAAGTCCACCCAGCGCGTACGGCCAGGCTGCTCGTCCAGGTTTTCCCAGTATTTGTTGCCGTTGCTGTAATGTTAGATAACCCCTCGATACGCACGCATCAGTGCCAACAAAGGTACCCCACTTGGCATCACCCATATACTGCATATCACGCCAGTATTTGGTAAGACCACCCTTGCGAACGTAATCGATCGTGCGTGCCAAAGACATGGTCGTGCAAACTGCTCGAAGTGATAGACAAACAGGCGTGGGTTTTCCCCTCGCCCGCCTCATTTCAAAGCACTATGACTAATCGCAACTAAAGCTTCGCTCCATAATCGTAAAAGCCCTGTGGTGAGTGTGTTGGGTGGAAACGTGCCTTGCCAGTCTTTCTACCGAGCCATCCAGCCTGCACCATGCGCTCAAGAAGGATGGGCGCCCTAAATTGCTGCTGACCTGTTTCGCGATAGAGCGTGTCCATAACCCTTGTTGTCAGTAATACGGTACACATACGATTTGGCCGTATCCAATCCGATGAAGtcggcaaggcgcaggGGCCCGAGCCTGTGTCCCATGCCATACTGCATGCTCCGATCTATGTCATCAAGTGATGCGGCTTTTGACTCGTACATGAGAATCGCTTCGCGCAAAGACACAATGTTGATGCGGTTCACGATAAAGCCCGGCGTGTCCACACAAAGCACGGGAGTCTTTTTGCATGCCTTTGCATAGACAAACGCACACTCAATCACCTCCTTGCTCGTCTGCAAAGCAGGCACAACCTCAATCAAGCGCATTACCGCCACTGGGTTGAAGAAGTGGATGCCAAccacacgcgcggcgctgcttgcggcaTCTTCAGGGCGTGCACCGCGTGCGGCTGCGGAGGCGAGGTCTGTGAGAGAAAGCGAAGAAGTATTGCTCGCCAAGACAGTGTTTAGTGGCAGCAATTTTGCTAGCTCTGTAAATAGCTGCAGCTTGAGCTCCAAGTTCTCTGTAGCCGCCTCGATGACAAAGTCCGGTGCGTCGCCCTTGGCGAGCTCTTCCAATGAATATACTGGCTTAACGCTGTTACACGCAGCATCAGCGGTAGATTTGTCAAtcatgcggcgcttgtacATCTTTTCCACCTGCAATTTTATTGAGCGAATGGCTTTGTCGACCTGTGTTGCATTCACATCATAGACGAGCACctgcggtgcgcgcacaaaaaCGGCGCTTACAAAAGCGATACCCTCGCCCATTTGACCGCAGCCAAGCACGGCTACTCTTTGaaacgatgcgctcgacatgGCAGAGGCGATAGTCAAATAGATGTGGAGAGCACCAGCAATACAACCGTGCAATCCCGCGAAAACACGCCCGCGGCGTTACTGTCTCGCACggccgcaaacgcgccTTCACGTGGCATCGGCTTTTAAGGGAAATGATAGACTCGGTGATTGGGTCAATTTTGCGCGGGTTACCGGGACCGGGTCGGTGCCACTGTGGGGAAGGCTTCGCTCGAAGCCGGTTCCCTAGTTACCAATATGTCTGAGTTCCCAGCCACAGACAACGGGAAAATCTCGTTCAAGAACCGCGTCGTGGTCATCACCGGTGCTGGTGGTGGTCTCGGAAAGACGTACGTCGCGATTCACAAACGTACCTGACCGCAGATACGCTCTTTTCTTTGCCTCGCGGGGTGCCAAGGTCCTTGTAAATGACCTGGGTGTGTCTACCAAGGACAAGAACAAGAAGGCTGCCGACGAGGTGGTTGAAGAGATCAccagcgccggcggcgaAGCGATTGCCAACTACGACTCCAACACGGAGGGCGCCAAGATCATTAAGCAGGTGATCGAGAAGTGGGGCCGCATTGACGTATGTGCTTTTAACACGATTGCTGACCACAGATCCTTATTAACAATGCTGGTATTCTGCGCGACAAGTCGTACGTACTCTCCTCTCACTGACCTTAGCTTTAAGTCCATGTCTGACAAGGAGTGGGACGCTGTGCAGGCAGTCCACGTCTTTGGTTCCTTTGCgtgcgcccatgccgctTGGCCCTACATGCGCGAGCAGAAGTTTGGCCGTATCGTGAACACCAGTTCCGCTGCCGGTATTTACGGTAACT encodes the following:
- a CDS encoding uncharacterized protein (COG:E; MEROPS:MER0033254; EggNog:ENOG503NVJ7) codes for the protein MCGIALLASHAGETHGLSWDALMDVIGMRGPDACAQEEHRLEDKHVRIGASVLGLCGSSVALQPMHASAAPHLVFLWSGEIFSTLDGDFDREKNDGTWIFAQIVQRVAAGNVCSAIVQTLAGVEGPYAYILLDLAAQCVYYGRDPLGRRSLLLHLSDVVCLASAVCMDTEDIVFEEVPCSTLWQLSVRGDNVPKPCPRDSPFATRLLLHESLVQKPAQIDAPLDALRAVLEASISERVTHIRTADGQTLASAHVAVLFSGGLDCTVLAALATQYINSSQPIDLINVAFENPRAHAAACERTKDSTAAVYAADRYAVPDRQTARKSVAELRNIYPSRRWNLVEVNVSYATYLSHIQTIQRLLHPNDSVMDLSIGAALLFAARGAGFVDGVPYTTPARVLLSGLGADELLAGYARHRHAFERRGDDALRAELQLDLDRLPTRNLGRDDRIIGAQGREARYPYLARRVLALLCALPISTKADFRTHAKGLGDKSLLRELALTLGMHHAAYLPKRAIQFGARSAKLDAQAARQKGNTKLALP
- a CDS encoding uncharacterized protein (EggNog:ENOG503P97S; TransMembrane:2 (i61-80o92-115i)) is translated as MTSLLRRPVAHAGVYATRFRLAPRRSMLNLSRRMYSTEEQKTGIAAMYVGSMRVLYYRLKLFSLSTLSVASVFAPLFVLWPSSIETVGRIGIAATTLAASGTSTALISWIGAPYVGHMTLRRSSPNATPMHYLSDGTNMLLLDDSPSDPKVHASEPYILELATLDWRMRSLKTTVYSPSLLRKTERAFASWELPPSPPPLLLDQGVDQRDSYTVSKLVAETVDVSGGKVRGRWWARWRVDPNDDQATECAGTCEAEGTPVRYFFVDESRLGDDWRVIQ
- a CDS encoding 3-hydroxybutyryl-CoA dehydrogenase (EggNog:ENOG503NVKS; COG:I) encodes the protein MGEGIAFVSAVFVRAPQVLVYDVNATQVDKAIRSIKLQVEKMYKRRMIDKSTADAACNSVKPVYSLEELAKGDAPDFVIEAATENLELKLQLFTELAKLLPLNTVLASNTSSLSLTDLASAAARGARPEDAASSAARVVGIHFFNPVAVMRLIEVVPALQTSKEVIECAFVYAKACKKTPVLCVDTPGFIVNRINIVSLREAILMYESKAASLDDIDRSMQYGMGHRLGPLRLADFIGLDTAKSNGNKYWENLDEQPGRTRWVDFREHDFDSSQLDPIWHAWVSYIRAVPPSVDQSLGHFVHDWQLYDWMPQIATREG
- the MSS1 gene encoding mitochondrial splicing system protein (EggNog:ENOG503NUT7; COG:J), whose product is MLRISGPDAYHVFTQLGGKKQLVPRHATLTNLRHPTSSDILDRALVLWFPRTHSFTGEPVIELHLHGGPAVVRDVLQSLTELRDIPSLRPALPGEFTRRAFEHGRMDLNSCEALDTLLRAETSTQRRLAISAGHGQQAAMYTGLREQLLDAMVRIEAMLDFSDEDGIDASLWDHACATVQAMRSRLQKALPDAAGKRRQFQEVVMDGAHLALYGKPNAGKSSLLNRLTRRDAAIVSSEPGTTRDIVEVAVELDGYRVFIADTAGVRRGGGPIERLGMDRTRVLKALGALQEAARDDMPYFIYLNKMDTLGDAPRHSDRQGELCYVWSGSVYDDQGIDKMLEDIGARLAALYDNDASETPLVTQVRHAHLLQSVLSSLDTFAAHHINTGNPDITLAAEELRYAANLFGQLTGETLSSDEILGAIFARFCIGK
- a CDS encoding uncharacterized protein (EggNog:ENOG503P426; BUSCO:EOG0926506Z; COG:S) — protein: MSNTFDPNKAENLPEIEKQIAVHCVEQAQTYWNLLEKVKASKLRITKYDDEIMADFEAMLPEVYNDDNKVRLIDENAMKSPEGKKVWREFITKYEKRIADYNFGTLIRTDASGEYTQTNTIFLTRFQFYVYEILRNHRGMNDWVWEQEKKKKEQAQAA